A genomic segment from Methanolobus zinderi encodes:
- a CDS encoding FIMAH domain-containing protein produces MARIMNIFLLMALITVLTIAYISPASAQNEMECPPTIEGLNECINHHYSQGDISNQGTYNSLLAKVDAAQAARDRGQVDTASNILNALIKQVSAQSSKNITPEVASHIIQHTQIVIENL; encoded by the coding sequence ATGGCACGTATAATGAATATTTTTTTGCTGATGGCACTTATAACAGTATTAACAATTGCATATATATCCCCTGCCTCAGCACAAAATGAAATGGAATGCCCTCCGACTATTGAGGGGCTCAACGAGTGTATAAATCATCATTACTCTCAAGGTGATATATCTAACCAAGGAACCTATAATAGCCTCTTGGCTAAAGTAGATGCAGCTCAGGCGGCGAGAGATAGGGGACAAGTTGATACCGCGAGCAACATCCTTAATGCATTGATCAAACAGGTGAGTGCACAGAGCTCTAAAAATATAACACCTGAGGTTGCCAGCCATATAATACAACATACACAGATAGTAATCGAGAATTTGTAA
- a CDS encoding TrmB family transcriptional regulator — protein sequence MDEKLLANIGLNKYESSVYWTLLKKGDLEASKLSQLSRVPIGRIYEILRNLNKYGLVEIKPSRPRKYRTVDPKIAFELMYKRREEEALNELKLLREAFAEIERQLSSDDSPKQVETIFWPDKFHDDELEETVNSFFEDIEHEICVVTPSKYKPGVSEQYDDSMSVFSKAYLNLAQRGIHVKILDSYSQLLPAIKELINSIEDESVKNRSKEFLEIRILETKHDFVIFDSKILFLDIEDQIDAGTSLGMTQIHDESYTKRFKAKFDDLWTKGKQFNFT from the coding sequence ATGGATGAAAAGTTACTTGCAAATATCGGTTTAAACAAATATGAGAGCTCCGTTTACTGGACGCTTTTGAAAAAAGGAGATCTGGAAGCAAGTAAATTATCACAGCTATCACGAGTTCCCATTGGAAGAATCTATGAGATCTTAAGGAATCTGAACAAGTATGGCCTTGTGGAGATAAAACCTTCAAGGCCACGAAAATACAGGACCGTTGATCCGAAAATTGCTTTTGAGCTAATGTACAAAAGAAGAGAAGAAGAAGCACTCAATGAGCTCAAATTGCTCAGGGAGGCATTTGCTGAAATTGAACGGCAACTTTCCAGTGACGATTCACCAAAGCAAGTTGAAACAATATTCTGGCCCGACAAGTTCCATGATGATGAACTAGAAGAGACAGTTAATTCATTTTTTGAGGACATTGAGCATGAAATATGTGTTGTTACTCCCAGTAAGTATAAGCCAGGAGTATCAGAACAATATGATGATTCAATGTCAGTATTCAGCAAGGCTTACTTAAATTTGGCACAGCGTGGTATTCATGTTAAAATTCTGGATTCTTACTCTCAACTGTTGCCGGCAATAAAAGAACTTATTAATTCAATTGAAGATGAATCTGTGAAGAATCGTTCTAAGGAGTTCCTGGAAATAAGAATCCTGGAAACAAAGCATGATTTCGTGATCTTTGATTCAAAGATCCTCTTCCTTGATATTGAAGATCAGATTGACGCAGGTACTAGTCTCGGTATGACTCAAATTCATGATGAGTCATATACAAAGCGTTTCAAGGCTAAATTCGACGACCTCTGGACTAAGGGGAAGCAATTCAATTTTACATGA
- a CDS encoding class I SAM-dependent methyltransferase, protein MESPIFEIFDGLPRQGPGSNECTERAFNMLSSLPAGTKILDIGCGVGMQTIHLASICKDCHVTATDIYQPFLDKLMENAAKEGLDDRITTVCASMDELPFKAGEFDVIWAEGSIFILGFEKGISYWKQFLKSGGYMAVTENTWFTDEPSPEAVEFWQEIYPGIMNIPDTEKVITAAGYDVIDHFKLPVSVWYEFYDNLEKRVDEISDSYKGNTEAEMILEFNRREIKLFRERPDEYGYAFYIFQKNANK, encoded by the coding sequence ATGGAATCACCGATTTTTGAGATATTTGATGGGTTACCCAGACAGGGTCCGGGTAGTAACGAATGTACTGAAAGAGCCTTTAATATGCTTTCTTCCCTTCCTGCAGGTACTAAGATCCTTGATATTGGATGTGGTGTAGGTATGCAGACGATACACCTTGCCAGTATCTGCAAGGACTGTCATGTCACTGCAACTGATATTTACCAGCCTTTTCTGGATAAACTGATGGAAAATGCAGCTAAAGAAGGCCTTGATGACAGGATCACCACAGTTTGTGCTTCCATGGATGAACTTCCCTTTAAAGCAGGAGAATTCGACGTAATCTGGGCAGAAGGCTCCATCTTTATCCTTGGTTTTGAAAAGGGAATCAGCTACTGGAAACAGTTCCTGAAAAGTGGTGGCTATATGGCAGTGACAGAGAATACATGGTTCACGGACGAACCTTCTCCGGAAGCTGTTGAATTCTGGCAGGAAATATATCCTGGTATCATGAACATACCTGACACTGAAAAAGTTATCACGGCAGCAGGATATGATGTCATTGATCATTTTAAACTGCCAGTTTCTGTCTGGTACGAGTTTTATGACAATCTGGAAAAAAGAGTTGATGAAATCAGTGATAGCTATAAAGGAAACACTGAGGCAGAAATGATACTTGAGTTTAATAGAAGAGAGATAAAACTCTTCAGAGAACGCCCGGATGAATATGGTTATGCGTTCTACATTTTTCAGAAGAATGCAAATAAGTGA